The following proteins come from a genomic window of Palaemon carinicauda isolate YSFRI2023 chromosome 12, ASM3689809v2, whole genome shotgun sequence:
- the LOC137650927 gene encoding alpha-crystallin B chain-like has product MTRQIPNLFFREFLGDRYIIGDRRDSGFNRPSKLFDQYFGSGISADDVFVPSSPIYTRCRRPPKERSGVSQVTEEKNKFVVVLDVQQFTPEDLKVLVVEGVVEVEAKHEMQQDERGSIFRHFIRSGVRV; this is encoded by the exons ATGACTCGCCAAATCCCAAATCTGTTCTTCCGAGAGTTTTTGGGAGACCGATATATTATTGGTGACAGACGAGACTCCGGCTTCAATCGTCCGTCCAAACTATTCGATCAG TACTTCGGAAGTGGAATATCCGCTGACGATGTTTTCGTGCCATCCTCACCGATATACACCAGATGTCGGCGCCCTCCCAAGGAGAGATCTGGAGTCTCACAAGTTACAGAAGAAAAGAACAAGTTTgt AGTTGTGCTGGACGTTCAGCAGTTCACGCCAGAAGATCTCAAAGTCCTGGTGGTCGAGGGTGTGGTGGAAGTCGAAGCCAAACACGAGATGCAACAAGACGAACGCGGCTCAATCTTCAGACACTTCATCAG AAGTGGAGTGAGAGTTTGA